The sequence below is a genomic window from Chthoniobacterales bacterium.
CGGCAACGTAGGTCTTCTCCCCGGCCGGCGACGTCGCGCCGACGATGAGCATGTGCTCCGCCATCCAGCCCTCGTCGCGCGCCATGCACGAGGCGATGCGCAGCGCAAAGCACTTCTTCCCGAGCAGCGCATTGCCGCCGTAGCCGCTGCCGTAGGACCAGATTTCACGATCCTCCGGAAAGTGGACGATGTATTTGGTCTCCTTGTTGCAGGGCCAGGAAACATCGGGTTGTCCCGGCTCGAGCGGCGCGCCGACGGAATGGACGCAGGGCACGAATTTCCCGTCCGCGCCGAGCACATCGAGGACAGCCCGGCCCATGCGGGTCATGATGCGCATGTTCACCGCAACGTAGGCGGAATCGGAGACCTCGACGCCGATGTGCGAGATGGGCGAACCGAGCGGGCCCATGCTGAAGGGCACGACATACATCGTGCGACCGCGCATGCAGCCGGAGAACACGCCCTTGAGCGTGGCACGCATCTTGTCCGGTGCGACCCAGTTGTTCGTCGGGCCGGCGTCGCCCTTGCGGCGGCTGCAGATGAACGTGCGATTCTCGACGCGGGCGACGTCGCTCGGATCGGAAAGCGCGAGATAGCTGTTGGGGCGCTTCTCGGGATCGAGGCGCGTGAAGGTGCCAGCCTGCACGAGTTCCTCGCAGAGCTGGTCGTATTCCTTCTGCGAGCCATCGCACCAATGGATGCGATCGGGCTGGCACAAGTCGGCGATCTGCTCGACCCAGGCAAGGAGTTCGAGATTCCGGGTGAGAGGTTTGGCGGCGGGCGGTTCGAGTGTGGTGGTCATGCTCGGATCGTGGCACGACCGCGATTTGCAGCGATACGCCACGATTGGCGAAACCCGCTCCATTCTTGCCAAACAAAAGCGCTCCGCGGGCCGCCTTGCCCCTATTTTGCTGACATCGCGCCGGAACTTGGCATTTGGCCATTTGCGCTTTTCGGGGAAGCAAAGGCGCGCATTTATTCGAAATCGAAAATATGAAAACACCCATTAAAGTCGCCGTCACGGGCGCAGCCGGCCAGATCGGTTACTCGCTTCTTTTCCGCATTGCCTCGGGTGCGATGTTCGGCCCCGACCAGCCCGTGGAGCTCCGCCTCATCGAACTCGAACCTGCCCTCGGCGCCCTGGCCGGAGTGGCGATGGAACTCGACGACTGCGCGTTTCCGCTGCTCGCCGGAATCGTGCAGACCAGCGACCTCAACGAAGGATTTCGCGGAGCGAACTGGGCGCTCCTCGTCGGGTCGGTGCCGCGCAAGGCGGGCATGGAGCGAAAAGACCTCCTCAACATCAACGGCAACATCTTCATCGGCCAGGGCAAGGCCATCGAGGCGAATGCGGCCGCGGATGTGCGCGTCGTCGTGGTCGGAAATCCCTGCAACACGAACGCCCTCATCGCGCAGCGAAACGCCCGCAGCATTCCGGCAAACCGGTGGTATGCCATGACGCGCCTGGACGAGAATCGCGCGAAGAGCCAGCTCGCGGCGCGCGCCGGAATCCACGCGCACGACGTGACGAATGTCGCGATCTGGGGCAACCACTCCGCCACGCAGTATCCCGATTTCTACAACGCCCGCCTTGGTGGAATTCCCGCCGTCGACGTGATCCGCGACGAAGCATGGCTGAAGGAAACGTTCGTGCCGAACGTGCAGCAGCGCGGTGCGTCAATCATCAAGGCGCGAGGCTCGTCATCGGCAGCCTCGGCCGCGAACGCCGTAGTGGACACCGTGCGCGCGCTCACCATGCCGACACAAGCCGGCGACTGGACCAGCATCGCGGTGACATCCGACGGCTCCTACGGCATCCAGCCCGGACTCATCTGCTCGTTTCCGGTTCGCAGCGACGGCACGAATTACGAGATCGTGCAGGGCGTGCCGGTGAATGATTTCGCGCGCGCCCGCATCGATGCTTCGGTGAACGAGCTCCTCGAGGAGAAATCCCTCGTCGGCGATCTGCTGCCTGCCTGATCCCCCAGCCAACCCGGCAATCGCGTCCGCGCTAGGCGGGCGCGAGCTGTCCGCGATATTCCGTCGGCGAGCGTCCGACGATTTTTTTGAACGCGCGATTGAAATGCGTGAGCGACTGGAAACCGACTTCGTAGGCGATCTCGCTGATGCGCAGGTTCGGATTCAGCAGCAGATTCTTCGCTTTTTCCACGCGCACCCGGGAAAGATATTCCGTGAAGTTCAGGCCGGTCGCCTTCTTGAACATCTTGCAAAAATAAAACGTGCTCGCGTTCACCGCTTTTGCGACCTGGCCGAGCGAGAGATCCTCGGTCTGGTTCTCTTTGATGAAGTTCTTGGCCCGGCTGATCATCGGTGGCTCGGCGTTCCCGGTCTGCACCAGCACCTGGTTCCCGACGATGGAAAGATGCTGTGCGAAGATCGTGAGCAGCTCGACCATCGACTCGTATTGAGCGGGCGTCATGACCCTGGTCTGGAAGTACGCGGCCTCGATCTGCGCATCCACCGGCACGCCCCACTCCCGTAGCTTTTTCGTCACACGGGCAAACTGCGCGGCGGTGGGTTTTTTGCAAAACACCTGGCCGGTCTGCAAAAAGCCGATCAATTGATCGCCGAGGCGCACCGGCACGGCGCTGTCCGTCATTCCGGCGTCGCATTTCACGGTGCGCACCTCCGCGCCGGCCCCCTGCGTGAGCTGCTCCTGCGTGGTGAGACAGGCGGCGCATGAACGGCTCACGCGCGCCATGATCTCGCAGAACTCGTTCTCGGATTTCTTTCCAGTGTGCGGCAATTGCCATGCGCCGACGGCGGTCAGGGATACGGGCAGCCCGGTCGCCTCGCTGAAGGCCCGCTCGTAGTCGCGATAAATCTTCGACGACGTGAGAGCCTTGAGAACGTCCCCATTCATGGAGCCGATGCTAGCACGTGCCTGCTTAGGTTAAAAGACTTCCGCGTTCAATCCCGTCATCTCCCGCACGGTGTGCGCGATCCTGGAAAGCGTGCGCAGGGGCAGATGTCCGCATTGAGCGTCCACGGCCGGCCGATGGGCGGAGTAGATCTGCACGAGCGAGATGCGGACGCCGTCCTCCTTGAGTTCGAGCAGGTTTCGGGCATAGGCATCGATCTCGGCGTCGGATGGCTCGCAACCATCGACCGAGGGGAAGAGGCTTTGAATGACGATCGGGCGAAACCTCCCGAGGTCGCGGATTCCCCTCAGAGCAACTTCGATGGAGATTCCCGGTCGATTGACGATGTCCATGTAACCCTGCGTGCCGGCGTCGAGCTTCGCCCAGACCTCATCCGCATCCGCAAGCTGCGCGATGGCCTCGCGCACTTTCGGAATGTTCAGGCCGATCGAATTGGTGATCACCACGATCTTGAACGCCGGGTTCGGATGGCGTTCCCGAAGCTCGAGGATGGCCTCGAGCGCCTCCCGGAAATTGGGGCAGAGCGTCGGTTCCCCGTCGCCGCTGAGTGCGATCTCCTTCAAGGCCAGCAGCTCGGCGGGCATGCCTTCGTAACCGAGGTCGGAGAGGCGTCCATCCCGCACGAGCGCCAGCATCTGCTCGAGTTCGCGAATCATCTCCGGCACGTGAACGCCGCGCGCACCTCCGCGTCCGTCGCGGTCGATCTCGCAGTAGATGCAGTCGAAGTTGCAGCGCTGATCGGGGTTGAGATTGATGCCGATCGAGAGCCCGCCCGCGCGCTGCGAGAGAACGGTATAAACGTAGCGATTGCCGTGGAATTTTCGCGCCGGCAAAGGCTCCACGCGATCGGAATTCGCGGGATGGGAAGGCTGCGCCAACATGGGAATCGGTTTACATCCAGAACACGGACGGAGCGCGCCGTGTGTTGGCCATTGCTGCGCCAAAATTGTTCGGCCTCCGCCGCAGCCAACAACGCAGAATCGGGAGAGAAATCGCCAATCCTCGTGGAGTCGGCGCGCACGGGTGCCGCTATTCATGGGGACGAAGAGGACGCGCTGCACCGATGAGGGGCCCGCACTCCAGCACCAGGCGCGGCGCACCTCTTCACAAATTTCAAAAACCAACTCATGTCCGCCGCTCATCCCGCCACCCGCCCCGCCTTCGCTCAAACTCTTCGCCGCGACGCATGGTGGATGCAGCCTCTCGTTGTCTTCCTCGGCTTCACCGCATTCATCGTCTACTCCACCTGGGCCGCCTTTCAGAATGCGCACTATTGGTTCGAAGGCGGCGGCGCGGATTACCTGTCGCCGTTCGCCTCGCCGGAAATTTTCGGCAGCTCGCCACATTCGATCTTCGGCCCCAGGCCCGGCTGGTGGCCGGGGTGGCTGCCGTTTTCGGCGTCGTTCTTCGTCCTCTGGATTCCCGCCGGCTTCCGCTTCACCTGCTATTACTACCGCGGCGCCTACTACAAGGCGTTCTCCGCTGATCCCCTCGCCTGCGCCGTCGGCGAAGGCCGCAAGACCTATCTCGGCGAGCAGTTTTTCCCGTTCATCCTGCAAAACTTCCATCGCTATTTCTTCTACCTCGCGTTCGTCGTGCTCTTCCTTCTCGGCTACGACGCGTGGAAGGCGATGTGGTTCCGCGACGCGCAGGGCGCCGTCCATTTCGGCATCGGCGTCGGCACCATCGTGCTCACCATCAACGTCATCCTGCTCAGCGGCTACACCCTGGGCTGTCACTCGCTGCGGCATCTCATCGGCGGCTGGCGCGACAAAATCTCCAAATCGAAATGCGGTGGCTGCTACCGCGCCGTGAGCTGCCTGAATCGCAAACACATGGCCTGGGCGTGGGTGAGCCTCGTCTGGGTCGGATTCACCGACGTCTACGTGCGCCTCTGCTCGATGGGCATCTGGCACGACTACCGACTTTTCTAGAATATTTATGAGCAACTACGAAACCCACGAATACGACGTGCTCGTCATCGGAGCCGGCGGAGCCGGACTGCGCGCAGCCATCGAAGCCTCCGCAGCCGGAGCGAAAGTCGGCCTGATCTGCAAATCCCTGCTCGGCAAGGCGCACACCGTGATGGCCGAGGGCGGCATGGCGGCCGCGATGGGCA
It includes:
- a CDS encoding helix-turn-helix domain-containing protein, with product MNGDVLKALTSSKIYRDYERAFSEATGLPVSLTAVGAWQLPHTGKKSENEFCEIMARVSRSCAACLTTQEQLTQGAGAEVRTVKCDAGMTDSAVPVRLGDQLIGFLQTGQVFCKKPTAAQFARVTKKLREWGVPVDAQIEAAYFQTRVMTPAQYESMVELLTIFAQHLSIVGNQVLVQTGNAEPPMISRAKNFIKENQTEDLSLGQVAKAVNASTFYFCKMFKKATGLNFTEYLSRVRVEKAKNLLLNPNLRISEIAYEVGFQSLTHFNRAFKKIVGRSPTEYRGQLAPA
- a CDS encoding radical SAM protein, which produces MEPLPARKFHGNRYVYTVLSQRAGGLSIGINLNPDQRCNFDCIYCEIDRDGRGGARGVHVPEMIRELEQMLALVRDGRLSDLGYEGMPAELLALKEIALSGDGEPTLCPNFREALEAILELRERHPNPAFKIVVITNSIGLNIPKVREAIAQLADADEVWAKLDAGTQGYMDIVNRPGISIEVALRGIRDLGRFRPIVIQSLFPSVDGCEPSDAEIDAYARNLLELKEDGVRISLVQIYSAHRPAVDAQCGHLPLRTLSRIAHTVREMTGLNAEVF
- a CDS encoding malate dehydrogenase, with protein sequence MKTPIKVAVTGAAGQIGYSLLFRIASGAMFGPDQPVELRLIELEPALGALAGVAMELDDCAFPLLAGIVQTSDLNEGFRGANWALLVGSVPRKAGMERKDLLNINGNIFIGQGKAIEANAAADVRVVVVGNPCNTNALIAQRNARSIPANRWYAMTRLDENRAKSQLAARAGIHAHDVTNVAIWGNHSATQYPDFYNARLGGIPAVDVIRDEAWLKETFVPNVQQRGASIIKARGSSSAASAANAVVDTVRALTMPTQAGDWTSIAVTSDGSYGIQPGLICSFPVRSDGTNYEIVQGVPVNDFARARIDASVNELLEEKSLVGDLLPA